A single window of Nicotiana tomentosiformis chromosome 1, ASM39032v3, whole genome shotgun sequence DNA harbors:
- the LOC104085701 gene encoding serine/threonine-protein kinase ATR isoform X2 — protein sequence MANLSSLVHELREAASSSTPPNIRNDDALEVRFRAVLPNLLNAYVVPSSSAIEREVFAVLRLISHTAKNFPGVYYHGKASAVLPVIGRILPFLAEPTFRSRHGVVIETIGALLSTLRTGDRDAYRQFFMDTISVVEDLLSVASLCDKPSSTESRKVLLRCFSESLCGGWSNHDTTVLSDLPLCCKPSDGNGILINVKGKERWQPFASSSIKILCKCLTEGTLYVEGLLETSSVLSACTLLCYGDADVHMACFDLLRIIGAAMNHEIIPVERLIQLIMTILRGDEDALPVFSNTTYDSSIGGCLHVLYSSCPDDIVRSTSADLLNIFPHSLLKTRSLVLKDALCLAYTRIAKTCPPHIWRPESLIHLLYSPTPIMPLIECFQVALSRLFPDLTGGKSVNNDETDLSDVHESPRAAEKRPGEDLEISNAKHQKIDDENRCSSIKYDDVIKLSHGFGSLGEKQFADHMRSSLTLFIKLLKPPSQESSTLGPEVALTALSTLCIIFCRYPHMDLSIQIFHQMYEWVPWVCEQAKQKFPFPIDLHFLLEAIHNLLIIAGSVPTESKYFKTKGGNSALMQSLIRLSWTGSQSTDTHSLSKAKIISLRVLSKMGAVLQGGNDLDILDLGLHDTAEDVRIEAVISMPVILMWSGFGLLSHMFKRLEILEKEADGRINKVIPGCLGYLACLYASCTTGVLTECQCKFYLPKDNIRLNMTMDDLAGGFWCSKCDRNGLVNPSNSTVLCPPYLQKKESTRDHDYVYLQSIFFRLLFDESSEDVQLACVRVVQRILLHGTENILIKTRYEWLKCVDFLLIHRKRAIRESFSKQIGFFIEEPILNCLFLDEGGHESVSKSKERKFIDKIKHAFETADDPLVFATLLEATAEIMKVVEVQSQSFMFSLILLIDQLDNPHVTVRIIASRLIIRSCYFHLKGGFELILSRFLHIRNEFFDYLSIRLASRPKMVEEFAGAILGIDTEELVQRMVPVVLPKLVVTQQDNDQAIFTLYELAKCLNTDMVQLIVNWLPKVLAYALHRADGQELLSVLQFYHEQTGSNKQEIFAAALPALLDELVCFTDEDESNEISKRLMKVPQVIKEVAGILSGDQDIPAFLRNHFVGLLNSIDRKMLHAEDVSLQRQAIKRIEMLINMMGSHLSTYVPKLMVLLMQTINKESLQGDGLSVLHFFIKQIAQISPSSTKHVISQVFAALVPFLERESESSSSHLNKIVEILEELVLQNRAILKEHIGEFPPLPSIPALDRVNRMINAARGMMTLKDQLRDIIDGLNHENLNVRYMVASELSKLLNLRREDIMALITKVGDANMDVMSALITSLLRGCAEQSRTMVGQRLKLICADCLGALGAIDPSKVKGFSSMRFQIACSDDDLIFELIHKHLARAFRAAPDTIIQDSAALAIQELLKIAGCEASLDDNVVASTSQTRGKRPVKLLASVVDGNCTEMQERGQRLWNRFSSYVKEIIAPCLTSRFQLPSMSDSASSGPIYRPSMSFRRWIFFWIKKLTAHATGSRASIFNACRGIVRHDMQIAMYLLPYLVLNAVCDGTEEARCGITEEILSVLNAAASENSTDVNGISSGHNEVCIQAVFTLLDNLGQWVDDVQQELSLSQSIQTSSSRQQALKSKEKAINLSSDSNQVLIQCKHVSELLAAIPKVTLARSSFRCQAYARSLLYFESHVREKSGSFNPASEKSGLFEDEDISFLMEIYSGLDEPDGLCGFASLRKSKSLQDHLLINKKAGNWAEVLTSCEQALQMEPTSVQRHSDVVNCLLNMCHLQATVTHVDGLISRIPKYKKTWCMQGVQAAWRLGRWDLMDEYLSGADEEGMDSYARAYPFVVKLHMLRELEDYSSLLGGESFLEKSFPLYDPNFSKLIESWENRLKLTQPSLWAREPLLVFRRLVFGASGLHAQVGECWIQYAKLCRSAGHYETASRAILEAKASGAPNVHMEKAKLLWSTRRADGAIAELQQTLLNMPVEVVGSAAISSITSLSLVPLNPQPLRCGTQSSNENRGVAKTLLLYSRWIHYTGQKQKEDVISLYSRVKELQPKWEKGYFYLAKYCDELLVDARKRQEDKEPCSKAVPAKSALVAATNLNTEKSWLSYLPDVLLFYAKALHRGHRNLFQALPRLLTLWFDFGSVYHISRSAANKEMKTIHGKVLSIMRGCLNDFPTYQWLTVLPQLVSRICHQNEEIVRLVKYIITSVLQIYPQQALWMMAAVTKSTVPSRREAAAEIINAARRKSNEAGVSSLFAQFAMLIDHLIKLCFHPGQTKARTINIATEFSALKRMMPVEIIMPTQQSLTVNLPTYDVNTSESITSEIFYSADLPTISGIADEADVLSSLQRPKKIILLGSDGIERPFLCKPKDDLRKDARMMEFNAMVNLLLSKCSESRRRKLYIRTFAVIPLTEDCGMVEWVPHTRGLRQILQDIYISGGKFDRQKTNSQIKHIYDRCLGKMPEDEMLKNEILPMFPPAFHKWFLNTFSEPAAWFRARVAYAHTTAVWSMVGHIVGLGDRHGENILFDSTTGDCVHVDFSCLFDKGLQLEKPELVPFRLTQNMIDGLGITGYEGIFLRVCEITLSVLREHRETLMSVLETFIHDPLVEWTKSHKSSGVEVQNPHAQRAISNIEARLQGIVVGVGAAPSLPLAVEGQARRLIAEAVSHKNLGKMYIWWMPWF from the exons ATCTTCTTAGTGTTGCTTCACTATGTGATAAGCCAAGCTCTACAGAATCAAGGAAAGTACTTTTGAGGTGTTTCAGTGAGTCACTCTGTGGAGGTTGGAGCAACCATGATACGACGGTATTAAGTGATCTCCCCTTGTGTTGTAAGCCTTCCGACGGCAATGGTATTCTGATTAATGTCAAAGGCAAAGAAAGGTGGCAGCCTTTTgcttcttcttccatcaagattctcTGTAAATGTTTAACTGAAGGAACCCTATATGTTGAAGGACTCCTTGAGACCTCATCTGTTTTATCTGCATGTACCCTTCTGTGTTATGGAGATGCTGATGTGCACATG GCATGTTTTGACTTGCTGAGAATCATTGGAGCAGCTATGAATCATGAAATCATTCCTGTTGAGAGATTGATTCAATTGATTATGACCATATTACGCGGAGATGAGGATGCGCTTCCGGTCTTCAG CAATACAACTTATGATTCATCCATTGGTGGATGCCTTCATGTATTATACTCCAGTTGTCCTGATGACATTGTTAGATCGACATCTGCCGATTTATTAAATATCTTTCCCCATTCGTTGCTTAAAACAAGAAGTCTTGTGCTGAAG GATGCTTTATGTCTTGCCTATACTCGTATTGCAAAGACTTGCCCCCCTCATATCTGGAGGCCTGAATCTCTAATACATTTGCTTTACTCACCCACACCTATCATGCCTTTAATCGAGTGTTTTCAAGTGGCTTTATCTAGGCTTTTTCCTGATCTTACTGGGGGTAAAAGCGTTAATAATGATGAAACAGATTTATCTGATGTGCATGAAAGTCCAAGGGCTGCAGAGAAGAGGCCAGGAGAAGACTTGGAGATTTCAAATGCCAAACATCAGAAAATCGATGATGAAAATCGATGTTCCAGTATCAAATATGATGATGTGATTAAGCTTAGCCATGGATTTGGCTCTTTGGGGGAGAAACAGTTTGCTGATCATATGCGTAGCTCATTGACTCTGTTTATTAAACTTCTAAAGCCTCCAAGTCAGGAATCCAGTACTTTGGGCCCAGAAGTTGCATTGACAGCTCTTAGTACACTCTGTATTATTTTCTGCAGATATCCTCACATGGACCTTTCAATTCAAATATTCCATCAGATGTATGAATGGGTCCCTTGGGTGTGTGAACAG GCAAAGCAGAAATTTCCATTCCCTATTGATTTACATTTCCTTCTGGAAGCGATTCACAACCTATTGATCATAGCAG GATCCGTTCCTACTGAGAGTAAATATTTCAAGACCAAGGGTGGCAACTCAGCTCTTATGCAGTCATTGATAAGGCTATCATGGACCGGATCTCAATCTACTGATACCCACTCATTGTCGAAGGCAAAGATCATTTCTCTGCGTGTGCTGTCTAAAATGGGGGCTGTATTGCAAGGTGGAAATGATCTTGATATATTGGACTTGGGACTCCATGATACCGCCGAGGATGTTAGGATCGAAGCTGTCATTTCAATGCCTGTGATATTAATGTGGTCCGGTTTTGGTTTACTGAGTCACATGTTCAAGAGGCTGGA GATCCTGGAAAAAGAGGCGGATGGACGAATTAACAAAGTAATCCCGGGGTGTCTTGGTTATTTGGCATGCCTTTATGCGTCCTGTACAACTGGTGTACTAACGGAATGCCAATGCAAATTTTACTTGCCAAAGGATAATATAAGACTAAATATGACAATGGATGACCTTGCGGGAGGATTTTGGTGTTCAAAGTGTGACAGAAATGGACTTGTGAACCCATCAAATTCAACTGTGTTGTGTCCTCCTTACTTACAGAAGAAAGAATCTACTAGAGATCATGATTATGTTTATTTACAATCCATCTTCTTCCGTCTTCTTTTTGATGAATCATCAGAAGATGTTCAGTTAGCCTGTGTACGTGTGGTTCAGAGGATACTCCTCCATGGAACTGAAAATATTCTGATTAAAACAAGATATGAATGGTTAAAATGTGTTGATTTCCTACTCATTCACAGGAAAAGGGCCATTCGAGAATCCTTTTCTAAACAGATTGGTTTCTTCATTGAGGAACCTATTCTGAATTGTTTGTTCTTGGATGAGGGGGGCCACGAGTCTGTGAGCAAATCAAAAGAACGAAAGTTCATTGACAAAATAAAACACGCTTTTGAAACAGCGGATGATCCCTTGGTTTTTGCAACTCTTCTAGAAGCTACAGCTGAGATTATGAAGGTGGTTGAGGTGCAGAGTCAGTCCTTTATGTTCTCTCTTATTTTATTGATTGATCAGCTTGATAATCCCCATGTGACAGTTAGAATAATTGCATCAAGGTTGATAATAAGGTCTTGCTACTTTCATCTTAAAGGAGGATTTGAATTAATTCTTTCTCGTTTTCTTCATATTCGAAATGAGTTTTTCGATTACCTGTCTATAAGGCTTGCTAGCCGACCAAAAATGGTTGAAGAGTTTGCGGGAGCTATTCTTGGTATTGATACTGAAGAACTTGTGCAGAGAATGGTTCCTGTCGTCCTCCCAAAGTTGGTCGTTACTCAGCAGGATAATGATCAAGCAATTTTCACCCTATATGAGCTCGCCAAGTGCTTAAATACAGATATGGTGCAACTAATTGTTAATTGGCTACCTAAAGTACTTGCTTATGCTCTTCATCGAGCTGATGGGCAAGAATTGCTCTCTGTCCTTCAGTTCTACCATGAGCAAACTGGTTCCAACAAACAAGAAATTTTTGCTGCTGCACTCCCCGCTCTTTTAGACGAACTTGTATGCTTCACAGATGAAGATGAGTCAAATGAGATAAGTAAAAG GTTAATGAAGGTGCCTCAGGTGATAAAGGAAGTTGCTGGGATTCTAAGTGGTGACCAAGATATCCCTGCATTTTTAAGGAATCATTTTGTTGGTCTCCTAAACAGCATTGATAGGAAAATGCTGCATGCTGAAGATGTATCACTGCAAAGACAAGCTATCAAGCGAATTGAGATGCTGATAAATATGATGGGTTCCCATCTTAGCACTTATGTACCAAAACTTATGGTTCTTCTCATGCAGACTATTAATAAAGAATCACTTCAGGGTGATGGTCTTTCTGTCTTACATTTTTTCATCAAGCAGATAGCGCAGATATCACCATCTAGCACGAAGCACGTGATTTCTCAAGTTTTTGCAGCTCTGGTTCCCTTCCTGGAGAGAGAAAGTGAAAGTTCCTCCTCTCATTTGAATAAAATTGTGGAGATCTTGGAAGAACTCGTACTTCAGAATAGAGCTATTCTAAAGGAACACATTGGGGAGTTTCCTCCTTTGCCTAGTATTCCTGCTTTAGATAGGGTGAACAGAATGATAAACGCAGCACGTGGAATGATGACCTTGAAGGATCAGTTGCGGGATATTATTGATGgtttgaatcatgaaaatttgAATGTCAGGTATATGGTTGCATCTGAGTTGAGTAAATTGCTCAACCTTAGGAGGGAGGATATCATGGCTTTAATTACTAAGGTAGGAGATGCAAACATGGATGTAATGAGTGCATTGATCACATCTCTGCTTAGAGGATGTGCAGAACAATCAAGGACGATGGTTGGTCAGCGGCTAAAGTTGATATGTGCAGATTGTCTTGGAGCACTTGGTGCAATAGATCCTTCAAAAGTCAAGGGATTTTCAAGCATGCGTTTCCAAATTGCGTGTTCAGATGATGATTTAATTTTTGAGTTGATTCATAAGCATCTGGCCCGGGCCTTCAGGGCTGCTCCTGATACCATTATTCAAGATTCTGCAGCGTTGGCGATTCAGGAACTTCTAAAGATAGCAGGCTGTGAGGCATCTCTTGATGACAATGTGGTCGCTTCTACTTCACAGACAAGAGGCAAACGACCCGTTAAGTTGCTTGCATCTGTGGTGGATGGTAATTGCACTGAAATGCAGGAAAGGGGTCAGAGATTGTGGAATCGTTTCTCTAGTTATGTGAAGGAGATAATAGCCCCTTGCTTAACCTCCAGATTTCAGCTGCCAAGTATGTCTGATTCAGCATCTTCTGGTCCAATCTATCGCCCTTCAATGTCATTTAGAAGATGGATATTTTTCTGGATCAAGAAACTGACTGCACATGCAACAGGTTCTCGAGCAAGTATTTTCAATGCCTGTCGTGGTATAGTCCGCCATGATATGCAAATAGCAATGTATCTTCTTCCATATTTGGTCCTTAATGCAGTATGTGATGGTACTGAAGAGGCACGCTGTGGCATAACAGAGGAAATTTTATCTGTTCTCAATGCTGCTGCATCAGAGAATAGCACTGATGTTAATGGTATAAGTTCAGGGCACAACGAAGTGTGCATTCAAGCTGTATTTACTCTTCTTGATAATCTTGGTCAATGGGTGGATGACGTACAACAGGAACTTTCACTTTCCCAGTCTATTCAAACTTCCAGTTCGAGGCAACAAGCTCTCAAGTCGAAGGAGAAGGCCATCAATCTGTCAAGTGATTCTAACCAGGTGCTTATTCAGTGTAAACATGTCTCAGAACTCTTGGCTGCAATTCCTAAAGTGACTCTTGCAAGGTCATCTTTCAGATGCCAAGCTTATGCCAGGTCCCTTTTGTACTTTGAATCTCATGTGCGGGAAAAGTCGGGATCGTTTAATCCTGCCTCTGAGAAGAGTGGcctttttgaggatgaagatatCTCATTCCTGATGGAAATATACAGTGGGTTGGATGAGCCAGATGGCTTATGTGGTTTTGCTTCCTTACGCAAGTCAAAGAGCTTGCAAGATCATCTATTGATAAATAAGAAGGCAGGAAACTGGGCAGAAGTATTGACTTCTTGTGAGCAGGCTTTGCAGATGGAACCAACTTCTGTCCAGAGGCATTCAGATGTTGTTAACTGCTTACTAAATATGTGCCATTTGCAGGCCACGGTCACCCATGTAGATGGGTTAATATCTAGAATACCTAAATACAAGAAAACTTGGTGTATGCAAGGTGTTCAGGCTGCATGGAGGCTTGGAAGGTGGGACTTGATGGATGAATATCTTAGTGGGGCTGATGAAGAAG GCATGGATTCTTATGCGAGAGCTTACCCCTTTGTTGTCAAGCTTCACATGCTGCGGGAATTAGAGGATTATAGTTCTCTTCTTGGTGGTGAGTCTTTCTTAGAAAAATCATTCCCTCTATATGACCCAAATTTCTCAAAACTAATAGAAAGCTGGGAAAATCGTCTCAAACTCACACAACCATCCCTCTGGGCTAGGGAACCACTCTTGGTTTTTCGGAGATTAGTTTTTGGTGCAAGTGGTCTTCATGCTCAAGTTGGGGAGTGCTGGATTCAATATGCAAAGCTCTGTCGTTCTGCTGGTCATTACGAGACAGCAAGTCGAGCAATTCTAGAAGCCAAGGCCTCAGGTGCACCTAATGTTCACATGGAAAAGGCTAAGCTTCTGTGGAGCACCAGAAGAGCTGATGGTGCCATTGCTGAGCTCCAACAGACCCTTCTGAATATGCCTGTTGAGGTTGTAGGCTCTGCAGCAATATCATCAATCACTAGCCTCTCATTGGTTCCATTGAACCCACAGCCTCTTCGTTGTGGTACCCAGTCTTCTAACGAGAATAGAGGTGTAGCCAAAACTCTCCTACTCTATTCAAGGTGGATACATTACACTGGTCAAAAGCAGAAGGAAGATGTGATCAGTCTGTACTCTAGGGTGAAGGAATTACAGCCCAAGTGGGAAAAAGGGTACTTTTACCTGGCAAAATACTGTGATGAACTACTTGTTGATGCCCGAAAACGGCAGGAGGATAAGGAGCCGTGTTCCAAAGCAGTCCCAGCAAAGTCAGCTCTGGTAGCTGCCACAAATCTGAACACTGAGAAAAGTTGGTTATCATATCTTCCTGATGTGCTCTTATTTTATGCAAAGGCTCTTCACAGGGGCCATAGGAATCTTTTCCAAGCCCTTCCTAGATTGTTAACACTGTGGTTTGATTTTGGGAGCGTTTATCATATAAGCAGATCAGCAGCCAATAAAGAAATGAAAACAATCCATGGGAAG gtTTTGAGCATCATGCGAGGATGTTTAAATGATTTTCCAACATATCAGTGGCTAACTGTTCTGCCTCAACTGGTTTCCAGAATATGCCATCAAAATGAAGAAATTGTTCGGTTGGTGAAATACATAATAACAAGTGTTCTCCAGATATACCCTCAGCAAGCCCTTTGGATGATGGCAGCTGTTACAAAATCTACGGTTCCCTCAAGGAGGGAGGCTGCTGCAGAGATTATAAATGCTGCAAGAAGAAAATCCAATGAAGCAGGTGTTAGTTCTTTGTTTGCACAGTTTGCTATGCTCATTGATCACCTAATTAAGCTATGTTTCCATCCTGGTCAAACAAAGGCAAGAACAATCAATATTGCGACTGAATTCAGTGCTTTGAAGCGGATGATGCCAGTAGAAATCATAATGCCAACCCAACAGTCCCTTACTGTTAACctaccgacatatgatgtgaatACATCTGAGTCCATTACATCTGAAATCTTCTATTCAGCAGACCTTCCTACAATCTCAGGAATTGCAGATGAGGCTGATGTTCTTTCCTCGCTTCAGAGGCCAAAGAAA aTTATTCTTTTGGGAAGTGATGGAATTGAGCGGCCATTCCTTTGCAAACCCAAGGATGATCTCAGGAAAGATGCACGTATGATGGAATTCAATGCTATGGTCAATCTTCTTCTATCCAAGTGCTCTGAGAGTCGTAGGAGGAAGCTCTATATTCGCACATTTGCAGTGATACCACTGACAGAAGATTGTGGTATGGTTGAGTGGGTTCCTCATACCCGTGGGCTTCGACAAATACTCCAAGACATTTACATAAGCGGTGGCAAATTTGATAGACAGAAAACAAATTCTCAAATTAAGCATATTTATGATCGGTGCCTGGGTAAAATGCCAGAAGATGAAATGCTAAAGAACGAAATCCTTCCAATGTTCCCTCCAGCTTTCCATAAATGGTTCTTGAACACATTTTCTGAACCAGCTGCTTGGTTCAGGGCTCGGGTTGCATATGCTCATACTACTGCTGTTTGGTCAATGGTTGGGCATATAGTGGGCCTTGGAGATAGGCATGGAGAAAACATCCTTTTTGATTCAACCACTGGTGACTGTGTTCATGTTGATTTCAGCTGCTTATTTGACAAAGGTTTGCAGTTAGAGAAACCAGAACTGGTTCCTTTCAGGCTAACACAG AACATGATTGATGGCTTGGGCATAACTGGTTATGAAGGAATCTTCCTAAGGGTTTGCGAGATCACACTTTCTGTATTACGGGAACATAGAGAGACGCTAATGAGTGTCCTTGAAACTTTCATCCATGATCCTCTGGTAGAATGGACCAAATCTCATAAATCCAGTGGGGTGGAGGTCCAAAACCCTCATGCACAG CGAGCAATCAGTAACATAGAAGCACGGTTGCAAGGAATTGTCGTTGGTGTGGGAGCTGCACCATCGTTGCCTCTTGCTGTGGAAGGGCAAGCTCGTCGCCTGATTGCTGAAGCTGTTTCACATAAAAATCTTGGCAAAATGTATATATGGTGGATGCCGTGGTTTTAA